The following proteins are co-located in the Camarhynchus parvulus chromosome 17, STF_HiC, whole genome shotgun sequence genome:
- the CACFD1 gene encoding calcium channel flower homolog, translating into MSSQDEQLPAAAAAAAAPEAAAADEGMTWWYRWLCRIAGVIGGMSCAFAGLWNCVTINPLNIAAGVWMMLNACVLFLCEAPFCCQFIEFANAVAARADRLRAWQKAAFYCGMAVFPVTLSLTLTTLLGNAIAFATGVLYGMSALGKKGDAISYARIHQQQKQMDEEKLTGSLEGQAL; encoded by the exons ATGAGCTCGCAGgatgagcagctcccagcagcagcagcagcagcagcagcccccgaGGCAGCAGCGGCCGATGAGGGCATGACCTGGTGGTACAGGTGGCTCTGCAGGATTGCCGGGGTCATCGGGGGCATGT CCTGTGCCTTTGCTGGTCTCTGGAACTGTGTCACCATCAACCCCCTGAACATCGCAGCCGGCGTGTGGATGAT GCTCAACGCCTGCGTGCTGTTCCTGTGCGAGGCTCCTTTCTGCTGCCAGTTCATCGAGTTCGCCAACGCCGTGGCCGCCAGGGCCGACCGGCTGCGGGCCTGGCAGAAAGCAGCTTTCTACTGCGG CATGGCCGTGTTCCCCGTCACGCTCAGCCTGACGCTGACCACGCTCCTGGGCAACGCCATCGCCTTCGCCACCGGCGTGCTCTACGGAATGTCGGCCCTGGGAAAGAA GGGAGATGCCATCTCCTACGCCCGcatccaccagcagcagaagcagatggATGAAGAGAAGCTGACGGGGAGCCTGGAGGGACAGGCTCTCTGA